The genome window CTCGTCGCGTTGAATGACGTGATCATCGGCGCACGCGCCGCCATGAAGGTGAACCCCACCAACGCAGCGGCTTTTGCCGGACTCGCCGAGGGCCCCCTCGGGCTCGTTTCCGGCGACGCCATCGTCTGGTTCGGCCGTCCCGAAAAGCCCTTCGGCGCCGCTGCGCCCTTCAAGCTTGAAACCTACGCGCACCCGAAGCGCCTTCCCAGAGTCGACATCCTCTACTCGCATGCAGATGACGACGGCATGCTCGTGCGCGCTTCGGTTGAAGCGGGCGCCGAAGCCATCGTTCATGCGGGGACCGGCAACGGCTCCATTCATGCTGAAACGGAAAAAGCCCTTCAGGAGGCCGCTCAACGCGGCGTCTTCATCATCCGCGCGAGCCGCGTGCCGGGCGGATGCGTAACCCCGGGTCTTGCCGAGTGGCAGGAGCGCGGCTACATTCCCTCGGGGACGCTCTCGCCCCAGAAGGCGCGCATTCTCGCAATGCTTGCACTCGTCACCTTCGGCTGGAATCCGGAGAAGATGAAGGAAGCTTTCGAGCGCTACTGACGGATCGCCTTCGCAGCAAAAAACGCCGGCTGACATCACACGTCAGTACCGGCGTTTTTTAATTCTTCCGGGACCGGAAGCCTTTAGGGCTCAGTCCTTGTAGAGCGAGCAGCAGTCCTTGGGCGCATCGGCAAGAGGCTTGCCTTCCGCGTCAAGGAGGTGAAGCTTTTCATCCTTTCCGACTTCGAGCTGGCGGCTCACGACGCCGCTCGAATTCTTAAGAAGCACGCGGCCGTCCTTCACCTCGTAGAAGCCCGTTTCGATGCCGCGGTCCTTCTTGACTGAAAGCGCATAGCAGCCGTAATGATCGAGCGAGAGCTCCGCATCGGCCATCTCATCGGCCTGAGAAAGCATCGATCCGGACCAATGGCCTTCAAGTCCCGTATCCTTGTGCGCCGCTTGAGCAGCGCCCGAGGCCAGACCGACGGAAAGAAGTGCGGCAAAAAGGACTTTTGAGAAAGACATGGCTCAACGATTGAGGGAAAAACGGGTAAAGAAATGAGGAACCCGTCGAACCCCCGCAGCCGACTGCGACCAAGCAAGCTGATGGCGGCGGGAAGATTCGCTGCTGAATGTTCCTCCTGATGACTCATACCTTACGCCGCGCACCTCACGCGAACCTTAAGGACAGAATCGGAAACAATTGCGCGCTTCCGTCCGCCGCACGCTTTCTTCGTTAAAGGAGCGAAAGCACCTGGTCGACATCCTCTTCGCGCGTGGCCCAGCTGGTGCAGAAGCGGCAGAGGGTCTTCCCGTCGTCGCGGCGCTCCCAGATGGAAATGGCGGCCTTCTCGCCGATGCGCTTCAGATCCTCGTCGTCCAGCCAGGCAAAGATCTGATTCGTGCGGGAGTCGACAAAGAGTTCGTAGCCCTTCTCGATCAATGCCGCGCGGATTTTCTGCGCGAGCCGCACGCCGTGGCGGCCGGCCTTAAGGTAGTTCCCGCCGCTCATGAGGACTTCGAAATTAATACCGAGGAGCCGCCCCTTTGCGAGCACCGCACCCTGCTGCTTCTGTAGCGTGAAGAAATGCTTCATGAGACGAGGATTCGTGACGACAAGCGCCTCGCCGATGAGCGCCCCGCACTTCGTTCCTCCG of Sutterella faecalis contains these proteins:
- a CDS encoding asparaginase encodes the protein MLALDSIMTKELPKVRLLTCGGTIVSSGESASQMTGYRLKDFSVDALLAAVPGLSAVARLDVKEVARIDSMSMTSAVWKDLGRAIEEADADPEITGIVITHGTDTMEETAWFTHLTMKTQKPVVFTGAMRPSTALSADGPLNLYNAVRIAVDPEARGRGVLVALNDVIIGARAAMKVNPTNAAAFAGLAEGPLGLVSGDAIVWFGRPEKPFGAAAPFKLETYAHPKRLPRVDILYSHADDDGMLVRASVEAGAEAIVHAGTGNGSIHAETEKALQEAAQRGVFIIRASRVPGGCVTPGLAEWQERGYIPSGTLSPQKARILAMLALVTFGWNPEKMKEAFERY